CCATAATAAAAACACTTCGAAAACTCTATTTTTTGTTTTAGGTGATTTACTTAAAAATAAATTTAAAAAAGCCCCTATTAATGTTATTGCAAGGAAGACGTATGTCATTTCCATTTGAAACCCTCTTTAAATATCTATTCAAGAATTAATTGCTTTGATACATGAATAAAATTATCTATGGATAGGATATAAAGAAGTTTTATTAATATTTAAATTATGGCGTCGATTGGATGAAATAAAATGGAAACCCTCAAAAATCCATTATTTTTGGGGCATTCAAAAACCTGTGGTTTTTGCGGTTTTAAATTTTCAATTTGCAAACATGGAAAAATTAAAAATTTTTTCGGCTACGAAACGTAGTTTCTTAAGCACCGAAAATCTATGATTTTCGAGTGTTAAATTATATTTGTCCCCTTATTGTGGTTAAAATTTAAAGAAATCAAAAGAATTTTATGAAAATGTCTTGAAACAGGAAATAGAAATAGATCATGGTGAAAATGTTGTATTTAAAAGGAGTTTCGCAATTCATGACATCAAACACTTTCAAAAATTAACATGTAAATCTAAAGTGAAAAGATTATTCAAAGGATTTAATAGAACTATGTTTTGAAATAGATAAATTCGAAGCAAAATTAGAATATTTAGATGTGGAATTTGTACGATTATAGAGCAACCATGGGTAGATTAATGAGATTTTATGACCTGATAATTATATTATTGAAGTTGGTGAACCTTTAAATTTGTAATAAAAAGATTCGCTAATGGGTTTCTGTTGGGGAACTCAGTGAAAAATCATCAATGCCAGTTGAATTGATACTGGAATGAGATTTAAGGGGTATGGAGATTATATATTCATTGGAAATCTATTTATACTTTTCATGCATATTATTTTTTAGATATGCCTCCCATCGTTTGGCATATTGTATGAATAATGGGTTTCCAGTCTTTGAATATAACCAGTTTAAGAGCTCGACATGGAGTCCATGATAATATTCAGTAGCTTCCCAAGCGGGTTTCTCCTCAATGCCAGTAAGAGCATAATAACTCCAGTTTCCACTATCCATTTCTGGTAAAATGTTTACTGTACTGTTAACACCATCATTATAAAGTTTTAAAGCATATGAGTCGCCTGTAACCTGATAATAATCGTAAATACCTTGCATGGTGATTATATGTCCATTTAATATTAGATGGTTAGGTTTGAAATTATATTCTAAGAACCAGTTCCCATATTTAGTTGAAGTTATAAACCCTCCTTCCTTTTGAGGTACTTTAAAAGAGTTAAATAAGAGATGTGACTGAATTAGATATCTTTTATCTTTAGTCTGGTTATATGCTAATGAATATAAGCCTGCTGACATTCCCTGTGAATATGAAGAAGCCCAGGGAATGCTGGAGTTTGAATATTCAAAATATACATTAAAAACACCGTATTTGATTCCATTATAATCTTTAACAACCATATATGGGCTTAGTTCATCAAGAAGTTCTATTCCGCTTTGATGATCTCCATTTTTGAAATATTGTGAAGCCCAGAATGTTGCAGTGACAGGATAATATTGCCATCCCTGGCCTTTATAATATACAAATGGAAGACTGCTTTTGAAATTTGGTGTAATAAATTTATTAGGGATGGGATATGGTGATTTTGGGGAAAAAGTTCCAATGAGATAGCTGTCATTGGGGGATGTATGATTGGAATAATAGGCATTGTTAGCCTTTAATGTAATAATTAAAATATTAAACTCGTTATCAGTTAAATTTCTCTCTTTTGCCAGTTTAGAGAATACATTTAGGGTATAACCTGAATCTACATATGATTGATAGTAATCAGAATTACCAGTACTTTTATATTTATTATATAATTGATTTCTAACACCATTATTCTCGATAAATACTTCTTTGAGCTCAATCTGTCTGTTTAAAGGTAATGATAATGATTTATTTAGAATTATTTTTTCATCTTCCGAAAAATCTTTGACATCTGATTGATTATAAGGAATTAAAGATGATAAATAGATTAAAATCAAGATTATTAATGATAATAAAACATAAATGGGCTTTATTTTAATAATTAACACATCCTTTGAATATTATGATAAGATTTAAACTACAGCTTTTAATCAATATTAGTTTTTGACCATAAAACTTTTTATATAATTTTTAAGAATGCTCTAATTAATTAAAAAATAGATTTTCTATTTTTGAACGTAGCGAGATTGTGGAATAAGGGATTTTTTCTGGCCGGAGAACGATCAAAAATCAAGGATTTTTGATGCAACAAATCGAACTTCACATGCTTCTTTCTGCCGGACTTTGAATCAAAACTTTTTAAAGCCTGCAAATTAACGATTTGTAAATTAAAATCAGGGGTTTTAAAGGTTTAAAAATTCCGTTTTTGAGGTGCCAAAGAAATTAAAAATTTTTTTGAACGCCGGGGACGGGATTTGAACCCGCGCGATCCAAAGGATCATGGGATTAGCAGTCCCACGCCGTACCAGACTGGGCCACCCCGGCAAATGAACTTATAATAATATGAGATAAAAAAGATGATTGTATTTGATAGTTTATAATTGTTTTGGTTTTTGTTTCAATTAAAGATTGTGTTTTATGGTAACGGGCACGTTCAGGAGTGGACAAACCTCCTGGACACTGGTGATCCAGAACCTCAACTCCGCCCCGTTGCTCCACAAGCATCAGCTGTCCGCAGTAGAGCTGCTTCTTTCCAGACCTGACCCGTTCCTGTGGTTAAGACAGTTAATTCCGGCCCTACAGCCGAAACCCTGCCACCACTGATCCTGCGGGACGAGGTTTCTACGTTGAGAATCTGGGCCAATATCCATTTAGCTTGCCGCCTCCTGAACTTCGACCACGCCGTATAGGGGATTTGCGCTTACAGAGGACCCCTAACTCTCCAGTCTAGCCCATAGTAACTATTGATATTATACTATTTTAACCTTTTGATCAAAAGAATATCATTTAAATCAAGTAGAAATTAATTACTTACATAATGAAAATATAAGGTTACATGGATTTATTCATTGCAGAGGGCGTCCACAATACAAAAAAATAGTTGAGACGATATGATGGTTAATTCATTGACTTTTGCCCAATATCAGAAAATGTGGGGCTATATTAACACATTTAAAAAGAGTGAAAGAAGACTTCCGAATTATGTAGATATTGCAGGGTTTAGAATACAACAGAACCAATTTTTAGATATGTAGAAGCGGGCTGAAAATTATAAGAAAGTAAATGGGATTTATCCAGGAAATATTGGAATTGAAAAAGCATTAGATCCAGTACCACCAAAGCCAGATCCAAATTCAAAGCCAGAAATAATCAGTAAACTTGAGGCAGCGTTACCAGGCACATTTAAAACAGCAACAGAGTTTTATAATTTAGTAAAAAAGAAGATATGGTAATTACAAAAATGATATTTAAGTGGAATCAATAGCAAGATTAAAAGCAAATGCTCCTTTAAATTGTTCTGATTTCAGCCAGTTAGGTTATGCCGCTATACAGGGTTTAAATCAAATGGGTAAGAACTATCAGGCTGATTATCTACATGTTGCATGTAAAGATAGTAGGGGAAATTACTCAATAGGATATATTGTATTAAGGGTTAAAGGTGAAGAGTTTAAAGATTGGACAATTTATGATCTGGCAGAAGCTGCAAGTGGAAAAAGGAAATTGGAAGTACAATGTGCTTTAGAGGGTATAAAATAAATAGTAGAAATGATCCCTGGTCAATGTCAGATGATGGAAAAACATAGTTAACACATTTTAAGATTAAAAATAGCGACGGTAAGAATAAGGAAGGATAGAGCTCGTTTAGTCAGTACATTTAAGTTTCTAAATCGTTACAAATTTAATTTCAGAAATGAATCACGATTGTAGAGTACATATTTTGTACCATTTTTATGTTTATGTAGTTTAAAGTGTGAATCACAGTTCACGCATGTTTCGTTTATTAATTATTGAATAATTTTAGTTCTGATTATTTTCTAACAGTTAATTGATTCAGTATATGCATTTATTCTTTAATTTTAATTAAATGAAATTCATAATATAGATATGGAATGGGTTCTAATAATTGGGATTCTGACTGGTATCTATTTAGCAAGTAACATTGGAGCTAATGATATTGGAAATTCTATGGGAACTGCTGTAGGGAGTGGAGTTATCAAGATGAGGCAGGCCCTTATAGTTGGGTCTATATTCATGTTTATTGGTGCAATTTTTTTAAGCGGCAATGTTATAAGAACCATATCTGGTGGAATAGTTGATATCTCTTTTATAACACCCATAGGTGCTGTAATATCTACATTATCGGCAGGGTTATGGGTAAGTATCTCTATTTTCAGAAAAACACCTGTTTCAGGAAGTCACTCCATGGTAGGGGCTATTTTTGGCTATGGTGTGGTTTATGCTGGTTTAATTCATATTAAATGGAATTCTCTGTTGATTATTGCGTTAAGCTGGATTTCATCACCATTATTGGGTGCTTTAATTGGTTTTATATTTTATTATTTTTTAAGAACGCTTTTACTTGAAAAAGTACGAAGCTTAGCTGTAAGTGGTAGAATTGAGAAAATATTTTCTTATCTACAGATTTTAAGTTCATGTTTCGCTGCTTTGGGAATAGGAGCCATAGATATTGCTGCTGCAACTGGAGTGATGATTGCAGTTGTTGGAACAGGTTCAGGTATAGATATAAGACTTTTAGGGGCATTTGGACTTGTTACTGGTATATTGGTCGCTGGAAATAGAATTGTGGGTACCGTTGGAAAAAGAATCACTGATTTAGTCCCTACAAGGGGAGTTTCGGCCCAAATATCTGCTGCATCAGTTATTCTATTTTTTGCATTTCTGGGAATGCCTATATCTCCTACTCAAACACTTGTTGGTTCTGTAATTGGAGTTGGTCTTGCAAGAAGAACTCGTGATATCGGTGGCGACGTGGTAAAACAAATTTTATCTTCCTGGGTGCTTACATTTCCTATATGTGCTGTAATTTCGGGGATTCTTTATTTAACTGTATCCTTCTATATTTGAAAGCAATAATAGGATTTTTAGATGAAATAATCTGATTTAAAGATTACTTCAATAATAATAATATTTATTTATATTTTTAATTATAATATGGCCCTGATGATATCTCCATCAGAGATAATTCCTTTTATTTTGTTGTTTTCAACAACAACCAGCTGGTTTACTATTCCTTCATCTCCACCGTATTTGTTCATTTTTTCAACTGCAGTGCATAAGTCATCTTCAGGCTTCACGCAAATAACATCTTTAACCATTACTTCAGCAACATTTGTTCCAAGTTCATATTTATCGAGAATAAGGTTATGTCCGAGATCAGTTGCTGTAACGATACCTACAAGATTTCCATTGTCCACTACAGGAAGAGCACTTACTTTGTGTTTCATTAATTTTTCAAATGCGAAAACAACATCTTCTGTTGGTGGCACGGTTATGACATTTTCTGTCATTATTTCTTTAACTTTCTGTTTCTCTAACATCTTCTTCACTTCCATATGTCTTTGTGAGAGTTTCTATTATACAGTCAATTGTTGTTGTAACGTCAATATTTTCAATTACAGGTATATCAAACTTCTTGGCCTGAATTTCAAAGTATTTGTGAGTTTTTCGTATTGCCCCAAAATAATTCATATACCTTTGGAGTGGTCTCCTTGCCCATAATTGCCTGCACCTTGAATAAAATCGCCCTCTATGAACTTCTTCGTCCTGAAGAGTTAAAATGAACATTGCCACATTATGTTTGTTTACAAGGTCTTCATTTATAAATCCGGGCACAATGTGAACCCCTTCAATTACTATGCTTATTCCTTCCTTCAAGGCTCTTTCTATTACAGCATCAACGCCAACGCTTACAGTATCAACATGATCCCGAAAACCTATCAGGATTTCATCCAGTTCTGGAGGTGGGGGAATCCGTAAAGATCTGTATGCAGTGTAACTGGACTCAAATATTGTTGGTAGCAGATCTTTGGATACCATTTTACGCATAACTTCTCTTATGATATCTGTACTTGTCATATTTCTTATTCCAAGTCTGTTAGCCACTTCAAACGCAATTGAAGATGTCCCAACACCAGATGCACCACCAATAAGTATGATGAGAGGTTCTCTGCATTTACGAATCCTTCTCCAAAGGCCATATTTTTCTGCAATCTCTTCATCTTCTCTTTTTAATTTTGCACGAACTATCCCAACGAGATCATCAAGACTGATAACTTTAATGCCTTCTTTTCTTAAGTGAGATTCTATTTGAGATGCAAAAATATATGCTCTATCTGCGTCCATTTCTGCCCTAGTCAAAGATCTTGCAAGTACTCCCTTAGAAAAAGGTTCTGTATACTTTTTTCCGCTTACTTCTCCTTCAACCATTATCATTTTCAATTTTCCACCTCAAAGGGACAATAAGAGTTAGTTTATTAAAGGATTAAATTATTATTTCTTTGACAATTCTCTTTTTATATGATGAAAATTTGTCAGCTTCCTCTTTCTATGTCTATTTTAGGGTCAATGCCTTAAATAGTATGCGATTTTATTTTTCAAGAATATTAAAAAAGACTATTTGTTAAATTTAACAAATATTTAATTTAAAGATTAATCAACTCTGGATCTATTTTTACAGTTTTATCCTCTTCATTTATATTTATTAAGCTTGCGAATCCCTTTGATGATTCTCCTGGATTGATTATGATTGTATCTCCTATTTTATCAACTGCCCGGGCTTCGTGTATGTGCCCACAGATATTCAAAGAAGGTTGGAATTCTTCAATGATTCGCCTTATACTTTCGCTTCCAACATGATCTCCAGAAGGTAATATATCAGTTTTTGTGTTGTATGGAGGGGCATGAGTGACCAATATTCGTACTTCCTGAGTTTCTATTTGTTTCATTAACTTTTCAAGTTCCTGATAAATCTGCAGCTCTGCAAATTCCATTGGAGTATTAAAAGGAGTGGTGTTTGAACCTCCAAACCCACAAAAACCTATATTTTTAATTATCAACGTCCGATTATGTATATTAATTGCATTGGAGTTTTCTATTTCTCCGTAAATATATCTCTGGTCGCAGTTACCCGGTATTGCAAGTGTTGGAATGTTAAACATACATATTTCATTTAATATATCTTCCCCAAGTTTATTTGGGCCAAAATGAGTTATATCTCCAGTTAATACTATTAAATCTACACTGTTTTTTTGCAGATATTTGAAGATATTTTGACATTGACCGTGAATATCTCCCATAGCCAGAATTTTCATGATGATCCTCCAGAATCTAATTTAGAATATAATATGGGAAATTTTATTCCTTAAAAAAAGAAGCAATTTCCTTTAAGCTTTCTTTAACTTTCTCCTTATCTCCGTAGAGGGCAATTATGTTGTCTTCCTCGAATTCTATTATTATACCATATTCTTCTGCAATATCATTTATCCTTTCTTCTGACATAGGTTCATTGAAAGTTACTCTAACCATGGAAAATCCTGCAGGAGCTCCAACAACAAATTTTGGGGTGGAAACTTCTTTTTCAATTACTGTTTCTCCTCTTGCAGCTCTTTTAAGGCTCTCAATCCATTCTTCTTTGTATTCTTCTCCTATTTCATCTGATAAATCTAGAAGTGTGTCTTGAACTGAATTTAAGAGATTATTTATCCTTCTTAATTCATTCATCATCTCCGGGTTGTTTGGATCTGATTTATAAAAATTTATTGTGGATCGGGCAAGCCTAATATTTTTGGTGACTTCATCTGGAATTTCAACATTTTTCTTTTTAAGATCAGTAAAAAGCTCAACGAGAATTAACCATGTTTGTTCAATGGGTAAATCAGTCATATATGGCCTTCCAAGATTTTTTTAGTGTTATAATTAAGTTTTGCGTGAGCTTCTTTTAATTCGGCTTCTATATCGTTAATGTTTTGATATGAGTTTAAGAATAAAACATGATTGCTTTCTGTACCCTGAATATTTAAAACAGCAATTTCTTCGTTCTCATCTATGTTCTTCTTCTCAAGAGAGGCTTTGTATCGTACAAAGGGCTCATATTCTCGGGGCAATTCTCCAAATTTAAATATTCCAGCTAGTGTTGCAATAAACAAAAAAACACCTCGAAATTTTTATGGTTTATTTAATAAAAGGCTAAAGTTTGCCTATCCTTCAAGTGATTTTAATTATTAATCAATTTAAAATATGCACTTCAAGATATATAAATTTAAAATAAAAATTTTCTTAAAAATAACAATTAAAATCAGGTTAAATTTCTAAAAAAAGTTAAAAATAAAATTAAAATGGAGAAACCTACAGAAATTCTATGAATTTCTGTGGCCATGAAAATAAAAACTATCAAAACTTTTGGTTTTGATACCCCAAAATTAAAAATTTTGAGGGATTTGCCGACCTCAAACACCTTGTGTTGGGGGCATGCAAAAACATCAGGTTTTTGCAAGTACCAAAAATTTTGATATCAAAAGTTTTGAGGGATTTATTCTCCGCCTGTAACTTTGTCCAGCTCTTCTATGTCTTCGAGTGAACATTTCTCGAGTGCTGAGTCCACACAGGTCATGTGTACATCAACAGTGAGGTCATCAAGACTGTATCCCATTGCAAGACCGAGGAACTGAGCAAGGTGGAAAACAGGGATTTCGAATTCGTCACCGAATACTTTTTTAATTTCTGTTTGACCTACATCGAACTGTAAGTGACAGAATGGACATACATTTACAATAACGTCTGCACCAGCGGCTGTCATATTGGTTAATTTGTCTCTTGTGAAATCTAAAGCGTTATCTAAGTCTCTTGAACGTACTCCACCACCAGCACCACAGCACTGCATTTTGTCTCTGTAATCTACAGATTTTGCGCCGGTTGCTTCTACAATTTCATCTAAAATTGTTGGTTTTTCTGCGTTGTCTATTTGGATGTCTTTTGTTGGTCTTAAGAAGTGACATCCGTAGTGAACAGCAACATTGAGGTTATCTAATGGTTTTGTTACAAGTTCAGCTATTTTGTCAACACCCACATCATTGTATAATATTTCTGCAAAGTGTCTTACGTTAACGTTACCTTTGTATTCTCTTCCAACTTCAGCAAGGACTTCGTTAATTTTTGCTTTAGCTTCTTCATCCCCATGTAATTCGTGGTTAGTTTCAAATAATGTACCGAAACATCCGTTACATTCGGTCATTACATCCATTCCCATATCTTCTGCTATGGTTATGTTTCTTGCAGCTATTGATAGCCAGCTAGTCTTATCAAATGATCCAAATACACCAGGTGCTGGACAGCATGAAGCTCCTTCCAT
The nucleotide sequence above comes from Methanobacterium sp.. Encoded proteins:
- a CDS encoding D-glucuronyl C5-epimerase family protein, translated to MLIIKIKPIYVLLSLIILILIYLSSLIPYNQSDVKDFSEDEKIILNKSLSLPLNRQIELKEVFIENNGVRNQLYNKYKSTGNSDYYQSYVDSGYTLNVFSKLAKERNLTDNEFNILIITLKANNAYYSNHTSPNDSYLIGTFSPKSPYPIPNKFITPNFKSSLPFVYYKGQGWQYYPVTATFWASQYFKNGDHQSGIELLDELSPYMVVKDYNGIKYGVFNVYFEYSNSSIPWASSYSQGMSAGLYSLAYNQTKDKRYLIQSHLLFNSFKVPQKEGGFITSTKYGNWFLEYNFKPNHLILNGHIITMQGIYDYYQVTGDSYALKLYNDGVNSTVNILPEMDSGNWSYYALTGIEEKPAWEATEYYHGLHVELLNWLYSKTGNPLFIQYAKRWEAYLKNNMHEKYK
- a CDS encoding inorganic phosphate transporter, with the protein product MEWVLIIGILTGIYLASNIGANDIGNSMGTAVGSGVIKMRQALIVGSIFMFIGAIFLSGNVIRTISGGIVDISFITPIGAVISTLSAGLWVSISIFRKTPVSGSHSMVGAIFGYGVVYAGLIHIKWNSLLIIALSWISSPLLGALIGFIFYYFLRTLLLEKVRSLAVSGRIEKIFSYLQILSSCFAALGIGAIDIAAATGVMIAVVGTGSGIDIRLLGAFGLVTGILVAGNRIVGTVGKRITDLVPTRGVSAQISAASVILFFAFLGMPISPTQTLVGSVIGVGLARRTRDIGGDVVKQILSSWVLTFPICAVISGILYLTVSFYI
- a CDS encoding CBS domain-containing protein — protein: MLEKQKVKEIMTENVITVPPTEDVVFAFEKLMKHKVSALPVVDNGNLVGIVTATDLGHNLILDKYELGTNVAEVMVKDVICVKPEDDLCTAVEKMNKYGGDEGIVNQLVVVENNKIKGIISDGDIIRAIL
- a CDS encoding 2-phosphoglycerate kinase — translated: MIMVEGEVSGKKYTEPFSKGVLARSLTRAEMDADRAYIFASQIESHLRKEGIKVISLDDLVGIVRAKLKREDEEIAEKYGLWRRIRKCREPLIILIGGASGVGTSSIAFEVANRLGIRNMTSTDIIREVMRKMVSKDLLPTIFESSYTAYRSLRIPPPPELDEILIGFRDHVDTVSVGVDAVIERALKEGISIVIEGVHIVPGFINEDLVNKHNVAMFILTLQDEEVHRGRFYSRCRQLWARRPLQRYMNYFGAIRKTHKYFEIQAKKFDIPVIENIDVTTTIDCIIETLTKTYGSEEDVRETES
- a CDS encoding metallophosphoesterase — encoded protein: MKILAMGDIHGQCQNIFKYLQKNSVDLIVLTGDITHFGPNKLGEDILNEICMFNIPTLAIPGNCDQRYIYGEIENSNAINIHNRTLIIKNIGFCGFGGSNTTPFNTPMEFAELQIYQELEKLMKQIETQEVRILVTHAPPYNTKTDILPSGDHVGSESIRRIIEEFQPSLNICGHIHEARAVDKIGDTIIINPGESSKGFASLININEEDKTVKIDPELINL
- a CDS encoding DUF2096 domain-containing protein, with protein sequence MTDLPIEQTWLILVELFTDLKKKNVEIPDEVTKNIRLARSTINFYKSDPNNPEMMNELRRINNLLNSVQDTLLDLSDEIGEEYKEEWIESLKRAARGETVIEKEVSTPKFVVGAPAGFSMVRVTFNEPMSEERINDIAEEYGIIIEFEEDNIIALYGDKEKVKESLKEIASFFKE
- a CDS encoding DUF749 domain-containing protein, producing the protein MFIATLAGIFKFGELPREYEPFVRYKASLEKKNIDENEEIAVLNIQGTESNHVLFLNSYQNINDIEAELKEAHAKLNYNTKKILEGHI
- the hdrB gene encoding CoB--CoM heterodisulfide reductase subunit B, producing MADFAYFLGCIMNNRYPGIEKATRVMFEKLGIGLNDMEGASCCPAPGVFGSFDKTSWLSIAARNITIAEDMGMDVMTECNGCFGTLFETNHELHGDEEAKAKINEVLAEVGREYKGNVNVRHFAEILYNDVGVDKIAELVTKPLDNLNVAVHYGCHFLRPTKDIQIDNAEKPTILDEIVEATGAKSVDYRDKMQCCGAGGGVRSRDLDNALDFTRDKLTNMTAAGADVIVNVCPFCHLQFDVGQTEIKKVFGDEFEIPVFHLAQFLGLAMGYSLDDLTVDVHMTCVDSALEKCSLEDIEELDKVTGGE